A region from the Leopardus geoffroyi isolate Oge1 chromosome E3, O.geoffroyi_Oge1_pat1.0, whole genome shotgun sequence genome encodes:
- the SLC5A2 gene encoding sodium/glucose cotransporter 2 isoform X2, whose product MNPTIIIRHPNLVNSSRKSMCRTNRGTVGGYFLAGRSMVWWPVGASLFASNIGSGHFVGLAGTGAASGLAVAGFEWNALFVVLLLGWLFAPVYLTAGVITMPQYLRKRFGGHRIRLYLSVLSLFLYIFTKISVDMFSGAVFIQQALGWNIYASVIALLGITMIYTVTGGLAALMYTDTLQTFVILGGAFVLMGYAFHEVGGYSGLFDKYLGAMTSLTVSEDPAVGNISSSCYRPRPDSYHLLRDAVTGDLPWPALLLGLTIVSGWYWCSDQVIVQRCLAGKNLTHIKAGCILCGYLKLMPMFLMVMPGMISRILYPDEVACVVPEVCKRVCGTEVGCSNIAYPRLVVKLMPNGLRGLMLAVMLAALMSSLASIFNSSSTLFTMDIYMRLRPHAGDRELLLVGRLWVVFIVAVSVAWLPVVQAAQGGQLFDYIQAVSSYLAPPVSAVFVLALFVPRVNEKGAFWGLIGGLFMGLARLIPEFSFGSGSCVRPSTCPALFCRVHYLYFAIVLFVCSGLLILVVSLCTAPIPRKHLHRLVFSLRHSKEQREDLDADELEGSTSPPVQNGCPEHAVEMEEPQSPTPGMFRRCLLWFCGMNRSGAGSPPAPTQEEVAAAARRLEDISEDSSWARVVNFNALLMMAVATFLWGFYA is encoded by the exons ATGAACCCAACTATCATAATCAGACATCCAAATCTGGTCAATTCTTCTAGAAAG TCCATGTGCAGAACCAACAGAGGCACCGTTGGCGGCTACTTCCTCGCAGGACGAAGCATGGTGTGGTGGCCG GTCGGGGCCTCTCTCTTTGCCAGCAACATCGGCAGTGGTCACTTTGTGGGCCTCGCAGGGACTGGTGCTGCAAGTGGCTTGGCTGTGGCTGGATTTGAGTGGAAt GCGCTGTTCGTGGTGCTATTGCTCGGCTGGCTCTTCGCGCCCGTGTACCTGACTGCGGGTGTTATTACCATGCCACAGTACCTGCGCAAGCGCTTCGGAGGCCATCGTATTCGCCTCTACCTGTCAGTGCTCTCGCTTTTTCTGTACATCTTCACCAAGATTTCG GTGGACATGTTCTCCGGGGCAGTATTCATtcaacaggctctgggctggaacATCTATGCCTCTGTCATTGCCCTTCTGGGCATCACCATGATCTACACTGTGACAG GAGGGCTGGCAGCGCTGATGTACACGGATACTCTGCAGACTTTTGTCATTCTTGGCGGGGCCTTCGTCCTCATGGGTTACG CCTTCCACGAGGTGGGCGGGTATTCAGGGCTTTTCGACAAATACTTGGGGGCAATGACGTCGCTGACGGTTTCTGAGGATCCGGCTGTGGGCAACATCTCGAGTTCCTGCTATCGACCCCGGCCCGACTCCTACCACCTGCTCCGGGACGCTGTGACAGGGGACTTGCCGTGGCCTGCACTGCTCCTGGGTCTTACCATCGTCTCAGGCTGGTACTGGTGCAGCGACCAG GTCATTGTGCAGCGCTGTCTGGCCGGGAAGAACCTGACTCACATCAAGGCGGGCTGCATACTGTGCGGCTACTTGAAGCTGATGCCCATGTTCCTCATGGTCATGCCAGGCATGATCAGCCGCATTCTTTATCCGG ATGAGGTGGCGTGCGTGGTGCCCGAGGTGTGTAAGCGTGTGTGCGGTACCGAGGTGGGCTGCTCCAACATTGCCTACCCGCGGCTGGTCGTGAAACTCATGCCCAATG GTTTGCGTGGACTCATGCTGGCGGTCATGCTGGCTGCGCTCATGTCCTCACTGGCCTCCATCTTTAACAGCAGCAGCACGCTTTTCACCATGGATATCTACATGCGCCTGCGGCCCCACGCAGGGGACCGTGAGCTGCTGCTAGTAGGACG GCTCTGGGTGGTGTTTATTGTGGCTGTGTCAGTGGCCTGGCTACCCGTGGTGCAGGCAGCGCAGGGAGGGCAGCTCTTTGATTACATCCAGGCAGTGTCCAGCTACCTGGCGCCACCTGTGTCTGCTGTCTTTGTCCTGGCGCTCTTTGTGCCCCGTGTCAATGAGAAG GGTGCCTTCTGGGGACTGATTGGGGGCCTGTTTATGGGTCTGGCACGCCTTATTCCCGAGTTCTCCTTTGGCTCGGGCAGCTGTGTACGACCCTCCACATGCCCAGCACTCTTCTGCCGTGTGCACTACCTCTACTTTGCCATTGTGCTCTTCGTCTGCTCTGGCCTTCTCATCCTTGTAGTATCACTGTGCACAGCACCTATCCCACGCAAGCAT ctccacCGTCTGGTTTTCAGTCTACGGCACAGCAAGGAGCAGCGGGAGGACCTGGATGCCGATGAGCTAGAAGGTTCAACTTCACCCCCTGTACAGAATGGGTGTCCTGAACATGCAGTGGAGATGGAAG AGCCCCAGTCCCCAACACCGGGCATGTTCCGCCGGTGCCTGCTCTGGTTCTGTGGAATGAACAGGAGTGGGGCAGGTAGTCCCCCAGCCCCTACCCAGGAGGAAGTGGCTGCAGCAGCCAGGCGgctggaggacatcagtgaggaCTCGAGTTGGGCCCGTGTGGTCAACTTCAATGCCCTGCTAATGATGGCTGTGGCCACGTTCCTCTGGGGCTTTTATGCCTGA
- the SLC5A2 gene encoding sodium/glucose cotransporter 2 isoform X4: protein MEEHMEAGSAPGLGNQRVLINNLADILVIAAYFLLVIGVGLWSMCRTNRGTVGGYFLAGRSMVWWPVGASLFASNIGSGHFVGLAGTGAASGLAVAGFEWNALFVVLLLGWLFAPVYLTAGVITMPQYLRKRFGGHRIRLYLSVLSLFLYIFTKISVDMFSGAVFIQQALGWNIYASVIALLGITMIYTVTGGLAALMYTDTLQTFVILGGAFVLMGYAFHEVGGYSGLFDKYLGAMTSLTVSEDPAVGNISSSCYRPRPDSYHLLRDAVTGDLPWPALLLGLTIVSGWYWCSDQVIVQRCLAGKNLTHIKAGCILCGYLKLMPMFLMVMPGMISRILYPDEVACVVPEVCKRVCGTEVGCSNIAYPRLVVKLMPNGLRGLMLAVMLAALMSSLASIFNSSSTLFTMDIYMRLRPHAGDRELLLVGRLWVVFIVAVSVAWLPVVQAAQGGQLFDYIQAVSSYLAPPVSAVFVLALFVPRVNEKLHRLVFSLRHSKEQREDLDADELEGSTSPPVQNGCPEHAVEMEEPQSPTPGMFRRCLLWFCGMNRSGAGSPPAPTQEEVAAAARRLEDISEDSSWARVVNFNALLMMAVATFLWGFYA, encoded by the exons ATGGAGGAACACAtggaggcaggctctgcaccaggaCTGGGAAACCAGAGGGTCCTAATTAACAACCTTGCTGACATCCTGGTCATTGCCGCTTATTTCCTGCTGGTCATTGGTGTCGGCTTGTGG TCCATGTGCAGAACCAACAGAGGCACCGTTGGCGGCTACTTCCTCGCAGGACGAAGCATGGTGTGGTGGCCG GTCGGGGCCTCTCTCTTTGCCAGCAACATCGGCAGTGGTCACTTTGTGGGCCTCGCAGGGACTGGTGCTGCAAGTGGCTTGGCTGTGGCTGGATTTGAGTGGAAt GCGCTGTTCGTGGTGCTATTGCTCGGCTGGCTCTTCGCGCCCGTGTACCTGACTGCGGGTGTTATTACCATGCCACAGTACCTGCGCAAGCGCTTCGGAGGCCATCGTATTCGCCTCTACCTGTCAGTGCTCTCGCTTTTTCTGTACATCTTCACCAAGATTTCG GTGGACATGTTCTCCGGGGCAGTATTCATtcaacaggctctgggctggaacATCTATGCCTCTGTCATTGCCCTTCTGGGCATCACCATGATCTACACTGTGACAG GAGGGCTGGCAGCGCTGATGTACACGGATACTCTGCAGACTTTTGTCATTCTTGGCGGGGCCTTCGTCCTCATGGGTTACG CCTTCCACGAGGTGGGCGGGTATTCAGGGCTTTTCGACAAATACTTGGGGGCAATGACGTCGCTGACGGTTTCTGAGGATCCGGCTGTGGGCAACATCTCGAGTTCCTGCTATCGACCCCGGCCCGACTCCTACCACCTGCTCCGGGACGCTGTGACAGGGGACTTGCCGTGGCCTGCACTGCTCCTGGGTCTTACCATCGTCTCAGGCTGGTACTGGTGCAGCGACCAG GTCATTGTGCAGCGCTGTCTGGCCGGGAAGAACCTGACTCACATCAAGGCGGGCTGCATACTGTGCGGCTACTTGAAGCTGATGCCCATGTTCCTCATGGTCATGCCAGGCATGATCAGCCGCATTCTTTATCCGG ATGAGGTGGCGTGCGTGGTGCCCGAGGTGTGTAAGCGTGTGTGCGGTACCGAGGTGGGCTGCTCCAACATTGCCTACCCGCGGCTGGTCGTGAAACTCATGCCCAATG GTTTGCGTGGACTCATGCTGGCGGTCATGCTGGCTGCGCTCATGTCCTCACTGGCCTCCATCTTTAACAGCAGCAGCACGCTTTTCACCATGGATATCTACATGCGCCTGCGGCCCCACGCAGGGGACCGTGAGCTGCTGCTAGTAGGACG GCTCTGGGTGGTGTTTATTGTGGCTGTGTCAGTGGCCTGGCTACCCGTGGTGCAGGCAGCGCAGGGAGGGCAGCTCTTTGATTACATCCAGGCAGTGTCCAGCTACCTGGCGCCACCTGTGTCTGCTGTCTTTGTCCTGGCGCTCTTTGTGCCCCGTGTCAATGAGAAG ctccacCGTCTGGTTTTCAGTCTACGGCACAGCAAGGAGCAGCGGGAGGACCTGGATGCCGATGAGCTAGAAGGTTCAACTTCACCCCCTGTACAGAATGGGTGTCCTGAACATGCAGTGGAGATGGAAG AGCCCCAGTCCCCAACACCGGGCATGTTCCGCCGGTGCCTGCTCTGGTTCTGTGGAATGAACAGGAGTGGGGCAGGTAGTCCCCCAGCCCCTACCCAGGAGGAAGTGGCTGCAGCAGCCAGGCGgctggaggacatcagtgaggaCTCGAGTTGGGCCCGTGTGGTCAACTTCAATGCCCTGCTAATGATGGCTGTGGCCACGTTCCTCTGGGGCTTTTATGCCTGA
- the SLC5A2 gene encoding sodium/glucose cotransporter 2 isoform X3 has product MEEHMEAGSAPGLGNQRVLINNLADILVIAAYFLLVIGVGLWSMCRTNRGTVGGYFLAGRSMVWWPALFVVLLLGWLFAPVYLTAGVITMPQYLRKRFGGHRIRLYLSVLSLFLYIFTKISVDMFSGAVFIQQALGWNIYASVIALLGITMIYTVTGGLAALMYTDTLQTFVILGGAFVLMGYAFHEVGGYSGLFDKYLGAMTSLTVSEDPAVGNISSSCYRPRPDSYHLLRDAVTGDLPWPALLLGLTIVSGWYWCSDQVIVQRCLAGKNLTHIKAGCILCGYLKLMPMFLMVMPGMISRILYPDEVACVVPEVCKRVCGTEVGCSNIAYPRLVVKLMPNGLRGLMLAVMLAALMSSLASIFNSSSTLFTMDIYMRLRPHAGDRELLLVGRLWVVFIVAVSVAWLPVVQAAQGGQLFDYIQAVSSYLAPPVSAVFVLALFVPRVNEKGAFWGLIGGLFMGLARLIPEFSFGSGSCVRPSTCPALFCRVHYLYFAIVLFVCSGLLILVVSLCTAPIPRKHLHRLVFSLRHSKEQREDLDADELEGSTSPPVQNGCPEHAVEMEEPQSPTPGMFRRCLLWFCGMNRSGAGSPPAPTQEEVAAAARRLEDISEDSSWARVVNFNALLMMAVATFLWGFYA; this is encoded by the exons ATGGAGGAACACAtggaggcaggctctgcaccaggaCTGGGAAACCAGAGGGTCCTAATTAACAACCTTGCTGACATCCTGGTCATTGCCGCTTATTTCCTGCTGGTCATTGGTGTCGGCTTGTGG TCCATGTGCAGAACCAACAGAGGCACCGTTGGCGGCTACTTCCTCGCAGGACGAAGCATGGTGTGGTGGCCG GCGCTGTTCGTGGTGCTATTGCTCGGCTGGCTCTTCGCGCCCGTGTACCTGACTGCGGGTGTTATTACCATGCCACAGTACCTGCGCAAGCGCTTCGGAGGCCATCGTATTCGCCTCTACCTGTCAGTGCTCTCGCTTTTTCTGTACATCTTCACCAAGATTTCG GTGGACATGTTCTCCGGGGCAGTATTCATtcaacaggctctgggctggaacATCTATGCCTCTGTCATTGCCCTTCTGGGCATCACCATGATCTACACTGTGACAG GAGGGCTGGCAGCGCTGATGTACACGGATACTCTGCAGACTTTTGTCATTCTTGGCGGGGCCTTCGTCCTCATGGGTTACG CCTTCCACGAGGTGGGCGGGTATTCAGGGCTTTTCGACAAATACTTGGGGGCAATGACGTCGCTGACGGTTTCTGAGGATCCGGCTGTGGGCAACATCTCGAGTTCCTGCTATCGACCCCGGCCCGACTCCTACCACCTGCTCCGGGACGCTGTGACAGGGGACTTGCCGTGGCCTGCACTGCTCCTGGGTCTTACCATCGTCTCAGGCTGGTACTGGTGCAGCGACCAG GTCATTGTGCAGCGCTGTCTGGCCGGGAAGAACCTGACTCACATCAAGGCGGGCTGCATACTGTGCGGCTACTTGAAGCTGATGCCCATGTTCCTCATGGTCATGCCAGGCATGATCAGCCGCATTCTTTATCCGG ATGAGGTGGCGTGCGTGGTGCCCGAGGTGTGTAAGCGTGTGTGCGGTACCGAGGTGGGCTGCTCCAACATTGCCTACCCGCGGCTGGTCGTGAAACTCATGCCCAATG GTTTGCGTGGACTCATGCTGGCGGTCATGCTGGCTGCGCTCATGTCCTCACTGGCCTCCATCTTTAACAGCAGCAGCACGCTTTTCACCATGGATATCTACATGCGCCTGCGGCCCCACGCAGGGGACCGTGAGCTGCTGCTAGTAGGACG GCTCTGGGTGGTGTTTATTGTGGCTGTGTCAGTGGCCTGGCTACCCGTGGTGCAGGCAGCGCAGGGAGGGCAGCTCTTTGATTACATCCAGGCAGTGTCCAGCTACCTGGCGCCACCTGTGTCTGCTGTCTTTGTCCTGGCGCTCTTTGTGCCCCGTGTCAATGAGAAG GGTGCCTTCTGGGGACTGATTGGGGGCCTGTTTATGGGTCTGGCACGCCTTATTCCCGAGTTCTCCTTTGGCTCGGGCAGCTGTGTACGACCCTCCACATGCCCAGCACTCTTCTGCCGTGTGCACTACCTCTACTTTGCCATTGTGCTCTTCGTCTGCTCTGGCCTTCTCATCCTTGTAGTATCACTGTGCACAGCACCTATCCCACGCAAGCAT ctccacCGTCTGGTTTTCAGTCTACGGCACAGCAAGGAGCAGCGGGAGGACCTGGATGCCGATGAGCTAGAAGGTTCAACTTCACCCCCTGTACAGAATGGGTGTCCTGAACATGCAGTGGAGATGGAAG AGCCCCAGTCCCCAACACCGGGCATGTTCCGCCGGTGCCTGCTCTGGTTCTGTGGAATGAACAGGAGTGGGGCAGGTAGTCCCCCAGCCCCTACCCAGGAGGAAGTGGCTGCAGCAGCCAGGCGgctggaggacatcagtgaggaCTCGAGTTGGGCCCGTGTGGTCAACTTCAATGCCCTGCTAATGATGGCTGTGGCCACGTTCCTCTGGGGCTTTTATGCCTGA
- the SLC5A2 gene encoding sodium/glucose cotransporter 2 isoform X1: protein MEEHMEAGSAPGLGNQRVLINNLADILVIAAYFLLVIGVGLWSMCRTNRGTVGGYFLAGRSMVWWPVGASLFASNIGSGHFVGLAGTGAASGLAVAGFEWNALFVVLLLGWLFAPVYLTAGVITMPQYLRKRFGGHRIRLYLSVLSLFLYIFTKISVDMFSGAVFIQQALGWNIYASVIALLGITMIYTVTGGLAALMYTDTLQTFVILGGAFVLMGYAFHEVGGYSGLFDKYLGAMTSLTVSEDPAVGNISSSCYRPRPDSYHLLRDAVTGDLPWPALLLGLTIVSGWYWCSDQVIVQRCLAGKNLTHIKAGCILCGYLKLMPMFLMVMPGMISRILYPDEVACVVPEVCKRVCGTEVGCSNIAYPRLVVKLMPNGLRGLMLAVMLAALMSSLASIFNSSSTLFTMDIYMRLRPHAGDRELLLVGRLWVVFIVAVSVAWLPVVQAAQGGQLFDYIQAVSSYLAPPVSAVFVLALFVPRVNEKGAFWGLIGGLFMGLARLIPEFSFGSGSCVRPSTCPALFCRVHYLYFAIVLFVCSGLLILVVSLCTAPIPRKHLHRLVFSLRHSKEQREDLDADELEGSTSPPVQNGCPEHAVEMEEPQSPTPGMFRRCLLWFCGMNRSGAGSPPAPTQEEVAAAARRLEDISEDSSWARVVNFNALLMMAVATFLWGFYA, encoded by the exons ATGGAGGAACACAtggaggcaggctctgcaccaggaCTGGGAAACCAGAGGGTCCTAATTAACAACCTTGCTGACATCCTGGTCATTGCCGCTTATTTCCTGCTGGTCATTGGTGTCGGCTTGTGG TCCATGTGCAGAACCAACAGAGGCACCGTTGGCGGCTACTTCCTCGCAGGACGAAGCATGGTGTGGTGGCCG GTCGGGGCCTCTCTCTTTGCCAGCAACATCGGCAGTGGTCACTTTGTGGGCCTCGCAGGGACTGGTGCTGCAAGTGGCTTGGCTGTGGCTGGATTTGAGTGGAAt GCGCTGTTCGTGGTGCTATTGCTCGGCTGGCTCTTCGCGCCCGTGTACCTGACTGCGGGTGTTATTACCATGCCACAGTACCTGCGCAAGCGCTTCGGAGGCCATCGTATTCGCCTCTACCTGTCAGTGCTCTCGCTTTTTCTGTACATCTTCACCAAGATTTCG GTGGACATGTTCTCCGGGGCAGTATTCATtcaacaggctctgggctggaacATCTATGCCTCTGTCATTGCCCTTCTGGGCATCACCATGATCTACACTGTGACAG GAGGGCTGGCAGCGCTGATGTACACGGATACTCTGCAGACTTTTGTCATTCTTGGCGGGGCCTTCGTCCTCATGGGTTACG CCTTCCACGAGGTGGGCGGGTATTCAGGGCTTTTCGACAAATACTTGGGGGCAATGACGTCGCTGACGGTTTCTGAGGATCCGGCTGTGGGCAACATCTCGAGTTCCTGCTATCGACCCCGGCCCGACTCCTACCACCTGCTCCGGGACGCTGTGACAGGGGACTTGCCGTGGCCTGCACTGCTCCTGGGTCTTACCATCGTCTCAGGCTGGTACTGGTGCAGCGACCAG GTCATTGTGCAGCGCTGTCTGGCCGGGAAGAACCTGACTCACATCAAGGCGGGCTGCATACTGTGCGGCTACTTGAAGCTGATGCCCATGTTCCTCATGGTCATGCCAGGCATGATCAGCCGCATTCTTTATCCGG ATGAGGTGGCGTGCGTGGTGCCCGAGGTGTGTAAGCGTGTGTGCGGTACCGAGGTGGGCTGCTCCAACATTGCCTACCCGCGGCTGGTCGTGAAACTCATGCCCAATG GTTTGCGTGGACTCATGCTGGCGGTCATGCTGGCTGCGCTCATGTCCTCACTGGCCTCCATCTTTAACAGCAGCAGCACGCTTTTCACCATGGATATCTACATGCGCCTGCGGCCCCACGCAGGGGACCGTGAGCTGCTGCTAGTAGGACG GCTCTGGGTGGTGTTTATTGTGGCTGTGTCAGTGGCCTGGCTACCCGTGGTGCAGGCAGCGCAGGGAGGGCAGCTCTTTGATTACATCCAGGCAGTGTCCAGCTACCTGGCGCCACCTGTGTCTGCTGTCTTTGTCCTGGCGCTCTTTGTGCCCCGTGTCAATGAGAAG GGTGCCTTCTGGGGACTGATTGGGGGCCTGTTTATGGGTCTGGCACGCCTTATTCCCGAGTTCTCCTTTGGCTCGGGCAGCTGTGTACGACCCTCCACATGCCCAGCACTCTTCTGCCGTGTGCACTACCTCTACTTTGCCATTGTGCTCTTCGTCTGCTCTGGCCTTCTCATCCTTGTAGTATCACTGTGCACAGCACCTATCCCACGCAAGCAT ctccacCGTCTGGTTTTCAGTCTACGGCACAGCAAGGAGCAGCGGGAGGACCTGGATGCCGATGAGCTAGAAGGTTCAACTTCACCCCCTGTACAGAATGGGTGTCCTGAACATGCAGTGGAGATGGAAG AGCCCCAGTCCCCAACACCGGGCATGTTCCGCCGGTGCCTGCTCTGGTTCTGTGGAATGAACAGGAGTGGGGCAGGTAGTCCCCCAGCCCCTACCCAGGAGGAAGTGGCTGCAGCAGCCAGGCGgctggaggacatcagtgaggaCTCGAGTTGGGCCCGTGTGGTCAACTTCAATGCCCTGCTAATGATGGCTGTGGCCACGTTCCTCTGGGGCTTTTATGCCTGA
- the TGFB1I1 gene encoding transforming growth factor beta-1-induced transcript 1 protein isoform X1 encodes MVTAGPPTPGRPPPPRPHRTQPPPCSPSAVRPCPAMEDLDALLSDLETTTSHMPRSGAPKERSPEPFTSPLPYGHQSQTGSGESSGASGDKDHLYSTVCKPRSPKPAAPAAPPFSSSSGVLGTGLCELDRLLQELNATQFNITDEIMSQFPSSKETAGEQKEDQSEDKKRPSLPPSPSPVLPKPSATSATLELDRLMASLSDFRVQNHVSQLPTSGSTQPPVPSSVNEGSPSSPGPTSKGSLDTMLGLLQSDLSRRGVPTQTKGLCGSCNKPIAGQVVTALGRTWHPEHFICGGCSMSLGGSSFFEKDGAPFCPECYFERFSPRCGLCNQPIRHKMVTALGTHWHPEHFCCVSCGEPFGDEGFHEREGRPYCRRDFLQLFAPRCQGCQGPILDNYISALSALWHPDCFVCRECFAPFSGGSFFEHEGRPLCENHFHARRGSLCATCGLPVTGRCVSALGRRFHPDHFTCTFCLRPLTKGSFQERAGKPYCQPCFIKLFG; translated from the exons ATGGTCACGGCCGGGCCTCCAACTCCCGgacgtcccccacccccccgcccccaccggacACAGCCCCCGCCCTGCTCGCCCAGCGCGGTGCGCCCGTGCCCCGCCATGGAGGACCTGG ATGCCCTGCTGTCTGACCTGGAGACCACCACCTCACACATGCCAAGGTCAGGGGCTCCAAAAGAGAGGTCTCCGGAGCCTTTCACATCTCCCCTGCCCTATGGCCACCAGTCACAG ACAGGATCTGGGGAGTCTTCAGGAGCTTCTGGGGACAAGGACCATCTGTACAG taCGGTGTGCAAGCCTCGGTCCCCAAAACCTGCAGCTCCTGCGGCCCCTCCATTCTCCTCTTCCAGCGGTGTCTTGGGCACAGGCCTCTGTGAACTAGACCGATTGCTTCAGGAACTTAATGCTACCCAGTTCAACATCACAG aTGAAATAATGTCTCAGTTCCCATCTAGCAAGGAGACTGCAGGGGAACAGAAGGAGGACCAATCTGAGGACAAGAAAAGGCCCAGCCT CCCTCCCAGCCCATCCCCTGTTCTCCCAAAGCCTTCAGCAACCTCGGCCACCCTGGAATTGGATAGGCTGATGGCTTCACTGTCTGACTTCCGTGTCCAGAACCACGTGAGTCAG CTTCCAACCTCTGGGTCAACTCAGCCACCAGTGCCAAGCTCTGTGAATGAGGGCTCCCCATCCTCACCAGGGCCAACTAGCAAGGGCAGCCTAGACACCATGTTGGGACTGCTGCAGTCTGATCTCAGCCGCCGTGGTGTTCCCACCCAGACCAAGGGTCTCTGTGGCTCCTGCAATAAACCTATTGCTGGGCAG GTGGTGACTGCGCTGGGCCGTACTTGGCACCCTGAGCACTTCATTTGCGGTGGCTGTTCCATGTCCCTGGGAGGCAGCAGCTTCTTCGAGAAGGATGGAGCCCCCTTCTGCCCTGAGTGCTACTTTGAGCGCTTCTCCCCACGTTGTGGCCTCTGCAATCAACCCATCCGACAT AAGATGGTCACTGCCTTGGGCACCCATTGGCACCCAGAGCATTTCTGCTGCGTCAGTTGTGGGGAGCCCTTCGGAGATGAGG GTTTTCATGAGCGTGAGGGCCGCCCCTACTGTCGCCGGGACTTCCTGCAGCTGTTCGCCCCGCGCTGCCAGGGCTGTCAAGGCCCCATTCTGGATAACTACATATCCGCGCTCAGCGCCCTCTGGCACCCGGACTGTTTCGTCTGCAGG GAATGCTTCGCGCCCTTCTCGGGAGGCAGCTTTTTCGAGCACGAGGGACGCCCTCTGTGCGAGAACCACTTCCACGCGCGGCGTGGTTCATTGTGCGCTACGTGTGGCCTCCCGGTGACCGGCCGCTGTGTGTCAGCCCTGGGCCGCCGCTTCCACCCAGACCACTTCACCTGCACCTTCTGCCTGCGCCCTCTCACCAAGGGCTCCTTTCAAGAGCGTGCAGGCAAGCCCTACTGCCAGCCCTGCTTCATCAAGCTCTTCGGCTAA
- the TGFB1I1 gene encoding transforming growth factor beta-1-induced transcript 1 protein isoform X2: MVTAGPPTPGRPPPPRPHRTQPPPCSPSAVRPCPAMEDLDALLSDLETTTSHMPRSGAPKERSPEPFTSPLPYGHQSQTGSGESSGASGDKDHLYSTVCKPRSPKPAAPAAPPFSSSSGVLGTGLCELDRLLQELNATQFNITDEIMSQFPSSKETAGEQKEDQSEDKKRPSLPPSPSPVLPKPSATSATLELDRLMASLSDFRVQNHLPTSGSTQPPVPSSVNEGSPSSPGPTSKGSLDTMLGLLQSDLSRRGVPTQTKGLCGSCNKPIAGQVVTALGRTWHPEHFICGGCSMSLGGSSFFEKDGAPFCPECYFERFSPRCGLCNQPIRHKMVTALGTHWHPEHFCCVSCGEPFGDEGFHEREGRPYCRRDFLQLFAPRCQGCQGPILDNYISALSALWHPDCFVCRECFAPFSGGSFFEHEGRPLCENHFHARRGSLCATCGLPVTGRCVSALGRRFHPDHFTCTFCLRPLTKGSFQERAGKPYCQPCFIKLFG; the protein is encoded by the exons ATGGTCACGGCCGGGCCTCCAACTCCCGgacgtcccccacccccccgcccccaccggacACAGCCCCCGCCCTGCTCGCCCAGCGCGGTGCGCCCGTGCCCCGCCATGGAGGACCTGG ATGCCCTGCTGTCTGACCTGGAGACCACCACCTCACACATGCCAAGGTCAGGGGCTCCAAAAGAGAGGTCTCCGGAGCCTTTCACATCTCCCCTGCCCTATGGCCACCAGTCACAG ACAGGATCTGGGGAGTCTTCAGGAGCTTCTGGGGACAAGGACCATCTGTACAG taCGGTGTGCAAGCCTCGGTCCCCAAAACCTGCAGCTCCTGCGGCCCCTCCATTCTCCTCTTCCAGCGGTGTCTTGGGCACAGGCCTCTGTGAACTAGACCGATTGCTTCAGGAACTTAATGCTACCCAGTTCAACATCACAG aTGAAATAATGTCTCAGTTCCCATCTAGCAAGGAGACTGCAGGGGAACAGAAGGAGGACCAATCTGAGGACAAGAAAAGGCCCAGCCT CCCTCCCAGCCCATCCCCTGTTCTCCCAAAGCCTTCAGCAACCTCGGCCACCCTGGAATTGGATAGGCTGATGGCTTCACTGTCTGACTTCCGTGTCCAGAACCAC CTTCCAACCTCTGGGTCAACTCAGCCACCAGTGCCAAGCTCTGTGAATGAGGGCTCCCCATCCTCACCAGGGCCAACTAGCAAGGGCAGCCTAGACACCATGTTGGGACTGCTGCAGTCTGATCTCAGCCGCCGTGGTGTTCCCACCCAGACCAAGGGTCTCTGTGGCTCCTGCAATAAACCTATTGCTGGGCAG GTGGTGACTGCGCTGGGCCGTACTTGGCACCCTGAGCACTTCATTTGCGGTGGCTGTTCCATGTCCCTGGGAGGCAGCAGCTTCTTCGAGAAGGATGGAGCCCCCTTCTGCCCTGAGTGCTACTTTGAGCGCTTCTCCCCACGTTGTGGCCTCTGCAATCAACCCATCCGACAT AAGATGGTCACTGCCTTGGGCACCCATTGGCACCCAGAGCATTTCTGCTGCGTCAGTTGTGGGGAGCCCTTCGGAGATGAGG GTTTTCATGAGCGTGAGGGCCGCCCCTACTGTCGCCGGGACTTCCTGCAGCTGTTCGCCCCGCGCTGCCAGGGCTGTCAAGGCCCCATTCTGGATAACTACATATCCGCGCTCAGCGCCCTCTGGCACCCGGACTGTTTCGTCTGCAGG GAATGCTTCGCGCCCTTCTCGGGAGGCAGCTTTTTCGAGCACGAGGGACGCCCTCTGTGCGAGAACCACTTCCACGCGCGGCGTGGTTCATTGTGCGCTACGTGTGGCCTCCCGGTGACCGGCCGCTGTGTGTCAGCCCTGGGCCGCCGCTTCCACCCAGACCACTTCACCTGCACCTTCTGCCTGCGCCCTCTCACCAAGGGCTCCTTTCAAGAGCGTGCAGGCAAGCCCTACTGCCAGCCCTGCTTCATCAAGCTCTTCGGCTAA